AAATCGGCCACCCTGTGAAAAGGGCTCAAGGAGTGGCGCGGGGTTGGCCATAGTCTAACTCAGTTTACCGTCATTAGCAACTGCCCCCTTTCCTCCGTTTTCCGATGTGTTGGCGGGTCTGGTGCGCATGGAATCGCCTCTAAGCTCTATCCGGTAGGCGTTGTGCAGCAGCCGGTCACAGATGGCATCGGCCAGGGTTGGGTCGCCGATATTCGGATGCCAGTCACCGATGGGACACTGGCTGGCGATAACGGTAGCTCCCAATTGATAGCGGTCCTCGATTATCTCCAGCAGGTCTCGCTGTTCCCAGTCCGCCAGTGTGGTGAGCAGGAAGTCATCGATAATCAAGAGTTGCACCCGGCTCAGCTTAGCCAGCGCCTTGAGATGGGAGCCGTCTCCGCGGGACTGCTGGAGGGTTTCAAACAGCCGTGGAGCCCGCATATAAAGCACCGTATAACCGGCACGGGCGGCGGCGTTACCCAGGGCACAGGCGATAAAGGATTTACCGATTCCGGTGGGTCCGCTGATAAGGACACTACGGTGGGCGGCGACCCACTGGGGATTGGCCAGTTCCAGGATTACCTGCCGGCTTAAGCCACGCGAAGCCCCGTAATCAATGTCTTCCAGGGCAGCTTCCTGGCGCAGCCTGGCCTTTTTCAGCAATCTTCTGAGCCTCAGGTTGTCGCGATGGGTCTTCTCATCCTGCACCAGCAGTCCCACAAACTCGGCATGGGAGAGAGACGCCTGTTTTGGGTCGGCCAGCCTCTCCTCAAAGCCTCTGGCCAGACCATATAGCTTGAGCGAGTGCAGGATAGACATAGTCTGCTGATTAAGCATGGTTTTTCCTCCTTATCATTGATAGTATTCTCTTCCCCGGATATTTTGATGTAATGGCAGGCTCATTTGGACGGGGCGTTCCCCGTTATCTTGCTGCCGGTCCAGGCCGGCGGCCAGGATGGCCTTCATCGAGCGGTAAGAACAGGCATTAAACTGAAGAGCCCGCTCGGCCGCCGCTTCGACACGCTCCGGCTCGTAGTGACGTCCCAGGCGGATAATACCCAGGCAAGCGCGGTAGCCCTGCTCCGGATAGGGACGGGTGGAAAGTATCTTTTCGACCAATTGGGCAGTGGCGGCTCCAGTTTTGCCGGCCCAATGGATGAAGCGAGATGGACTCCACTCGGCGTAGCTGCGGTGCTCCGGAGGCATGTGCTCCTTTACAGTGGTATAGCCGCCGCGGACATAGGATCTGGCATGAGCCGCCACTCTTCCCCCTTTGTGAAAGACCTCCAGGGTGGTGGCGGTCAGCCTTACGTCCACTTTCTCACGCAAGAGCTGGAAAGGGACGCTGTAGTAATGGTGATCCACTTCGATGTGATAGTCGACATTTACCCTGGACTTATACCACTCGGCATATTCGTAAGGTCTCGCCGGCAAAGGCAGAGCATTGGGACGGTCTACCGTCTCAAACAGCTCCCGGCGCGATTTCTTCAGCCGCCGCATGGGACGGTTATTGAGACGCTCCAGGCACTCCCGGATGGCGGCATTAAGCTCCGCCAGACTGTAGAAGGTGCGCTTTCGTAATACCGCCAGTATCCATCGTTTGGCAATTAGTACTCCGGCCTCCACCTTCGCCTTGTCGCGGGCACGGCGAGGGCGAGCCGGCAGCACGGCGCAGCCATAATGCTCGGCCATGTCGGCATAGGTAGGATTTAACTCCGGCTCGTATTTGCAGGCTTTGCTGACGCCGCTTTTGAGATTGTCCGGCACCAGGACCCTGGGGACACAGCCGAAATACTCAAGAGACCGTCTGTGGGAGCCAATCCATTCCGGCAGGGTCTGGGATAGAGTTGCTTCGGCGTAGGTATAGTTGGAGGCGCCCCAGACCGTCAGGAATAGCTGGGTAAGAATCAGCTCGCCGGTAGCCAGGTCAAGGATGGATAAGCCATCGGAGTAATCGATGAAGGCCTTTTCCCCGGCCCGATGCTCCTGGCGCATAACGCAATCCAGCTTGCCCCGCCAGCGCCGGTAAAGGTCGCAGAACTGGGAATACTGGTAGCCGTCCGGATGCTTTTCCTTATACTCCAGCCACAATTGGACCAGAGTCAGGTTGAATTTACGATAGGTACGCAGCTGGTTGTAGATATATTCATAGTCCGGCGTTGGGCGCTTGACCGAACTGGGAATGCGCCGGATGGGAAAGAGACTCTCCTCAATCTGGGTGTCGGTGAGTGCCAAGACTTCCGGCCAGCTAATCCCGGCTGCCCTGGCCTTCATGAGATAATCGGCTACCGTGCTCCGTGAGACCTGGCAGCTTCGAGATATCTCTCGATCGCTTAAATTACAATCATACTTTAGGCGCAGGACTTCTTTGATCTTGCGCATGGGTAACCTCCTGTTCGCCATAGAATCACCTCCTCGGATGATTCTATGGCATTACGTTACCCAGCGCCGCTCCTTATCTTGCCCTCTAACCTACCCGGCAGGGGTGGCCGATTTGCTCCGGCAGGGTGGCCGATTTCGTCCGGAATGGTGGCCGGTTTGCTCCGGAACGCCGGCCGATTTGCTCCGGAACATGCAACTAGACTTTTTTATGCAAATCCAAGCCTTTGTAAAGCATTGCTGCACCTCCTTGACTATTATGCTCTAAGAGGCCAGCCCTTTTATGACATCATTAAGCAGGCTTCATCTCTTCCGCAAAATATACAACAGGTGCTGTGCCCTGACTGAGGTATTGGACCTGCGCTACTGTTACCCTTAACTAATTTCCTAATCCACGCCCAGTTATCTTCAAAACTTTCTCCACTTTGCCTTTTCTAACACCGTATATCTCGTCATGAATGGAGACAACCATGCTCGCATTATTGGGGATAACCTCCAGTCGCTCGCCAAGTTGCACTTTTTTATCAGGGTCCCTGAAATAAAGAACACCGTTTTCAGCAGGGAGTCGGCCAAACCACAGGTCGGGGCGACCAATGACCAAGCCAAACCTTGGTCTCCCTTCACATAAATACCCAGGGTCATTGCGCAGATGAAAGAGAACATCAGGCGTAAATGTCTTACCTCCGGCATCGATTACCGCACGAGGTGGTGGCGTATCATAAACGCCGATTACCGTAGTCAACACCGTCAGCGAGCACTGGGCCGGTGTCATAGCAAAATTGCTCACATACATTATGTCCCCAAATATATACATACCCGGGTGAATTTCCGTTATTTCTGGGAAGTCTTTCAGAATCGGCACATTACGCAACGTTGGCGTTGAGCCAATGGCAACATCCTTAATTTCAATTCCGTTATTTCTGAGTAATTGTGCCGTGGCCGCCATCAGGGCGGGAACCTCCCGGCTTATCCGGTCAACCCCCTCCGCTGTTCTTTCACCGTGGGTGGACTCGTGGGCAACAATGCCCACCAGCTCAATGCCTGGCATACAGCAGATTTCTTTGGCTCGCTTCAAAGCAGGCTCGCCGGGAAAGACGCCGAAACGTTTTACCCCGGTATCAATCTTCAGGAGAACCGGAATCTTTTTGCCAACCGC
The Chloroflexota bacterium DNA segment above includes these coding regions:
- the istB gene encoding IS21-like element helper ATPase IstB, producing MLNQQTMSILHSLKLYGLARGFEERLADPKQASLSHAEFVGLLVQDEKTHRDNLRLRRLLKKARLRQEAALEDIDYGASRGLSRQVILELANPQWVAAHRSVLISGPTGIGKSFIACALGNAAARAGYTVLYMRAPRLFETLQQSRGDGSHLKALAKLSRVQLLIIDDFLLTTLADWEQRDLLEIIEDRYQLGATVIASQCPIGDWHPNIGDPTLADAICDRLLHNAYRIELRGDSMRTRPANTSENGGKGAVANDGKLS
- the istA gene encoding IS21 family transposase — translated: MANRRLPMRKIKEVLRLKYDCNLSDREISRSCQVSRSTVADYLMKARAAGISWPEVLALTDTQIEESLFPIRRIPSSVKRPTPDYEYIYNQLRTYRKFNLTLVQLWLEYKEKHPDGYQYSQFCDLYRRWRGKLDCVMRQEHRAGEKAFIDYSDGLSILDLATGELILTQLFLTVWGASNYTYAEATLSQTLPEWIGSHRRSLEYFGCVPRVLVPDNLKSGVSKACKYEPELNPTYADMAEHYGCAVLPARPRRARDKAKVEAGVLIAKRWILAVLRKRTFYSLAELNAAIRECLERLNNRPMRRLKKSRRELFETVDRPNALPLPARPYEYAEWYKSRVNVDYHIEVDHHYYSVPFQLLREKVDVRLTATTLEVFHKGGRVAAHARSYVRGGYTTVKEHMPPEHRSYAEWSPSRFIHWAGKTGAATAQLVEKILSTRPYPEQGYRACLGIIRLGRHYEPERVEAAAERALQFNACSYRSMKAILAAGLDRQQDNGERPVQMSLPLHQNIRGREYYQ
- a CDS encoding alanine racemase is translated as MKQDIRYPTLDTPAVIVDLDKLEANINEAQRLAALVGLKVRPHCKCHECGEIARVQIKTGAIGVSCAKLEEAECMAEEGIADVMVLHPFYGHHKLEKLKRLVSRRGLKLSCVVDMVEHAEGISQVGRAVGKKIPVLLKIDTGVKRFGVFPGEPALKRAKEICCMPGIELVGIVAHESTHGERTAEGVDRISREVPALMAATAQLLRNNGIEIKDVAIGSTPTLRNVPILKDFPEITEIHPGMYIFGDIMYVSNFAMTPAQCSLTVLTTVIGVYDTPPPRAVIDAGGKTFTPDVLFHLRNDPGYLCEGRPRFGLVIGRPDLWFGRLPAENGVLYFRDPDKKVQLGERLEVIPNNASMVVSIHDEIYGVRKGKVEKVLKITGRGLGN